One Ranitomeya variabilis isolate aRanVar5 chromosome 4, aRanVar5.hap1, whole genome shotgun sequence genomic window, tagtgatttctcatttttacaacaaaatttacaaaaccattttttttagggaccacctcacattagaagtcagtttgaggggtctatatggctgaaaatacccaaaagtgacaccattctaaaaactgcacccctcaaggtgctcaaaaccacattcaagaagtttattaacccttcaggtgtttcacagcagcagaagcaacatggaagtaaaaaatgaacatttaactttttagtcacaaaaatgatcttttagcaacaatttttttattttcccaagggtaaaaggagaaactggaccacgaacgatgttgtccaatttgtcctgagtacgctgatacctcatatgtgggggtaaaccactgtttgggcgcacggcagggctcggaaggaaaggagcgccatttgactttttgaatgaaaaattggctccaatctttagcggacaccatgtcgcgtttggagagcccccgtgtgcctaaacattggagctcccccacaagtgaccccattttggaaactagaccccccaaggaacttatctagaagcatagtgagcactttaaaccctcaggtgcttcacaaattgatccgtaaaaatgaaaaagtacttttttttcacaaaaaaattattttagcctcaattttttcattttcacatgggcaacaggataaaatggatcctaaaatttgttggacaatttctcctgagtacaccgatacctcacatgtgggggtaaaccactgtttgggcacatggtaaggctcggaagggaaggagcgccatttgactttttgaatgaaaaattatctccatcgctagcggacaccatgtcacgtttggagagcccctgtgtgcctaaacattggagctcccctacaagtgaccccattttggaaactagacccccaaggaacttatctagatgcatagtgagcacttaaaacccccaggtgcttcacagaagtttataacgcagagccttgaaaataaaaaataatttttctttcctcaaaaatgatttttagcccggaattttttattttcccaagggtaataggagaaattggtccccaaatgttgttgtccagtttgtcctgagtatgatgataccccatatgtgggggtaaaccactgtttgggcgcacggcagggctcggaagggaaggcacgccatttggctttttgaatggaaaattagctacaatcattagcggacaccatgtcgcgtttggagagcccttgtgtgcctaaacattggagctcccccacaagtgaccccattttggaaactagacctcccaatgaactaatctagatgtgtggtgagcactttgaactcccaagtgcttcacagaagtttataacgcagagccatgaaaataaaaaataatttttcttttctcaaaaattattttttagcccacaattttttattttcccaagggtaacaggagaaactggacaacttttggcatccaatttctcctaagtgcgctgataccccatatgtgggggtaaaccaatgttttggcacacgtcggggttcggaagggaagtggtgacgttttgaaatgcagactttgatggaatgctctgcgggcgtcaggttgcgtttgcagagcccctgatgtgcctaaacagtaggaactccccacaagtgaccccattttggaaactagacccccaagggaacttatccagatgtgtggtgagcactttgaacccccaagtgcttcacagaagtttataacgcagagccgtgaaaataataaatgtatttcctttcctcaaaaatatttttttagcccagaattttttaattttcccaagggtcacaggagaaatttgaccccaaaagttgttgtccagtttctcctgagtacgctgataacccatatgtgggggtaaaccactgtttgggcacatgccggggctcggaagggaagtagtgacgttttggaatgaagactttgatggaatggtttgcgggcatcatgttacgtttgcagagcccctgatgtgcctaaacagtagaaaccccccacaagtgaccccattttggaaactagaccctccaaagaacttatctagatgtgtggtgagcacgttcaacccccaagagcttcacagaagtttacaacgcagagccgtaaaaataaaaaatcatttttctttcctcaaaaaagatgttttagcaagtaattttttatttttgcaagggtaacaggagaaattggaccccaatagttgttgcccagtttgtcctgagtacactggtaccccatatgtgggggtaaaccactgtttgggcgcacgccggggcttggaagggagggagcaccatttgactttttgaacgcaagattggctggaatcaatggtggcgccatgttacgtttgtagacccctgatgtgcctaaacagtggaaacccctcaattctaacttcaacgctaacctcaacacacccctaaccctaatcccaactgtagccataaccctaatcacaaccctaaccccaacacacccctaaccacaaccctaaccccaacacagccgtaaccctaatcccaaccctaaccctaatcctaatcccaaccctaaccctaatcccaaccctaaccacaactgtaaccccaacacacccctaaccctatccgtaaccctaaccacaagcctaatcttaaccctatttccaaccctagccctaattccaaccctaactctaattccaaccctaaccctaaggctatgtgcccacgttgtggattcgtgtgagatttttccgcacgatttttgaaaaatctgcaggtaaaaggcactgcgttttacctgcggatttacagcggatttccagtgtttttttgtggggatttcacctgcggattcctattgaggaacaggtgtaaaacgctgcagagttcgcacaaagaattgacatgctgcggaaaatacaacgcagcgtttccgcatggaattttccgcaccatgggcacagcggatttggttttccataggtttacatggtactgtaaacctcatggaaaactgctacgaattcgcagcggccaatccgctgcggatccgcggccaatccgctgcggatccgcagccaaatccgcactgtgtgcacatgccctaaccctacccctaaccctacccctaaccctacccctaaccctaaccctattggaaaaagaaaaaaaaaatattttcttttttttattattgtccctacctatgggggtgataaaggggggggtttatttattatttttttattttgatcgctgtgataggttctatcacagcaatcaaaatgtacttgtaacgaatctgccggccggcagattcggcgggcgcactgcgcatgcgcccgccattttggaagatggcggcgcccatggagaagacggacgggcaccgggagcctcggtaagtatagggggggagatcggggcacgggggggcgtcggagcacaggggggtggcataggagcacggggggagcggacaggaggacgggggagcggagcacaggacggaggggactacgggacagatcggtggcttgggggggcgatcggtggggtgggggggctcacatcagggtttccagccatggccgatgatattgcagcatcggccatggctggattgtaatatttcaccagttttttaggtgaaatattacaaatcgctctgattggcagtttcactttcaacagccaatcagagcgatcgtagccacgggggggtgaagccaccccccccctgggctgaagtaccactccccctgtccctgcagatcgggtgaaattggagttaaccctttcacccgatctgcagggacgcgatcattccatgacgccacataggcatcatgagtCGGATtgtcacgggttttcatgacgcctacgtggcgtcatgggtcgggaaggggataaCATTGCccccggggggggcatcatgttatagtataagatcgccgatctgacactttgctgtgcactgtgtcagatcggcgatctgacgtgcacagatccagaCTTTCCCGgcatctgctctgagcaggcgcagtgaagccacctccctgcaggacccggatgcagcggccatcttggatccgggcctgctgaagGGAggcggaggtaagagaccctcggagcaacgcgatcacatagcgttgcttcgggggtctcagggaagcacgcagggagccccctccctgcgcgatgcttccctattccgccggaacactgcgatcatgattgatcgcagtgtgtcgggggttaatgtgccgggggcggtccgtgaccgctcctggcacatagtgccggatgtcagctgtgatattcagctgacacccggccgcgatcggccgcgcttcccccgtgagcgcggccgatcgcatatgacgtactatcccgtcggtggtcatacgggcctaccccacctcgacgggatagtacgtctaatgtcagacagGGGTTAAGCAGTGGTGCTTCCCACAACAATTCACAATCCAAACTGAAAAAAAGGGAGCAAATGCCAATAAAATTTTCAATCACTTTATTTAACAACAATTTAGTAAAAAAGTGCAAATAAATTTAAAAATGAAGATACTAATGAACAATACAACAAAgaactacagtgcgcaggcgccgggaaaggtcggagaggcccggcgcctgcacactgcagtacttttttctgtcctcaacagggcagacaaagtacacctgcatcggagccgcagcgtgaagaccagaagaggacatcatggaatgaagatgggagtccccggccggacctgagacacccatcggacgcagACCGCAGcgggggaacgcccctgggtgagtataatctaacctctttttctcctctttcacttaacatcggggtcttatctacagcattacagaatgctgtagatgagcccctgatgacggtgggcttacctcaccatcgattttgggggtgacagattccctttaaggttttcTAGTAGACTgctaactgtcattgtcttggaaaATAAAGggtttttacatagcttgccattttttaTCGACAGTATAAGTAGAAATattcaaaaatataaaattcaaggatattttattaaaaaaaatgttttttatcttagcagatgactgtaccaggagatcagagggacagcagacatcttcaatttttaaatctgatgatcttgagatcctacaagatacaactgaattgaatgccattactccagatataacatcatccattcacagcaaagatgtGTCATCTGATCCTAtaaaacaggtcccatcttctgattcattagtgACTACTAAAGAAAATCAAAATCACAAAAGAGGCATtagaaaacaaactgctcctaaagcaaagaagtcattttcctgttcagaatgtgggaaatgttttaaccagaaatcagatttggttaatcaccatagaactcacacaggggagaagcctttttcctgttcagaatgtgggaaatgttttgtgaagaaatcacatcttgttagtcaccagagaactcacacgggggagaagcctttttcctgttcagcatgtgggaaatgttttaaccagaaatcaggtttGGTTAGGCACCATAGTACTCACaggggggagaagcctttttcttgttcagaatgtgggaaatgttttaaccgtaaagggaatcttgttacacaccaaataactcactcagcagagaagcctttttcctgttcagaatgtgggaaatgttttaaccaaaaatcggGTTTGGTTAGTCACCATAGTAATCACAGggcggagaagcctttttcctgttcagaatgtggaaaatgttttaaccgtaaaggaaatcttgttacacaccaaataactcacacaggagagaagcctttttcatgttcagaatgtgggaaatgttttagccagaaatcagatttggttaatcaccatagaacccacacaggggagaagcctttttcatgttcagaatgtgggaaatgttttgtgaagaaatcacatcttgttagtcaccagagaactcacacaggcgagaagcctttttcttgttcagaatgtgggaaatattttaaccggaaagcgcttcttgttagacatcagagcagtcacacagaggagaagcctttttccttttcttaatgtgagaaatattttacttggaaatcaattgttaataaacatcagagatgtcacataggggagaagccttttttatgttcataatgttggaatagttttaaccaaaattgaatcttcttaaattgtttctctcttgttATTTCTCATGTTTGCTGATAAAAGGATAAAATTAAACTTTAtcaattccaaatgtaaaactataccaaTAATTTACCCCCTGAAGTTTAGTCAGTAGGTGACTTATTtgaaaaaacatgtaccccacagttcagtatatagggtgaggtgacatatacacactcactctccaagcctctcatgtcTATGGATTTTAtcatcctcaccaaaggcgactcatcaggagactatttaaccccttaacccccaagagtggtttgcacgttaatgacctggccaacttttacaattctgaccacagtccctttatgaggttataactctggaacgcttcaacggatcctgataattctgacattattttctcgtgacatattgtacttcatgatagtggtaaaatttcttcgataagacttgcatttatttgtgaaaaaacggaaatttggcttaaattttgaaaattttgcaattttccaactttgaatttttatgcccttaaatcacagttatatcacacaaaatacttaatgagtaacatttcccacatgtctactttacatcaacacaattttggagccaacattttttttttgttatttaattataagggttaaaattataagggttaaaatttgaccagcaatttctcatttttacaacatcttttttttttttagggaccacatcatatttgcagtcactttgagggatctgtatgatagaaaatacctaagtgtgacaccattctaaaaactgcacccctcaagctgatcaaaaccacattcaagaagtttattaacccttcaggtgtttcacaggaatttttggaatgtttaaaaaaaaaaaaaaatgaacatttaactttttttcacaaaaaaattacttcagatccaatttgttttagtttcccaagggtaacaggagaaattggaccccaacagttgttgtaaaattggtcctgagtaagctgatgccccatatgtgggggtaaagcactgtttgggtgcatggcagagctcggaagggatggagcaccgtttgacttttcaatgcaaaattgactggaattgagatgggacgccatgtcgtgtttggagagcccctgatgtgcctaaacattgaaaccccccacttgagacaccattttggaaagtacacccccctaAGGaaggtatctagatgtgtggtgagcactttgacccaccaagtgcttcacagaagtttataatgtagagctgtaaaaataaaaaatcatattttttcacaaaaatgatcttttcacccccaattttttatttttccaagggtaacagaataaattggaccccaaaagttgttgtgcagattgtcctgagtatgctgataccccataggtgggggtaaaccactgtttgggcgcatggcggagcttgaaagggaaggagtgccgtttggaatgcagacttagatggaatggtctgcaggcgtcacattgcgtttgcagagcccctgatgtaactaaacagtagaaacccccctcaagtgaccccatattggaaactagtccccccaaggaactaatctagatgtgttgcgagaactttgaacccccaaatgtttcactacagtttgtaatgtagagccgtgaaaataaaaatcatttttttcccacaaaaatgattttttagcccccaaatttctattttcccaagggtaacaagagaaattggaccccaaaagttgttgtgcaatttgttttgagtacgctgatatcccatatgttggggtaaacccctgtttggcgcacgggagaactcggaagggaaggatcactgttttacttttcaacgcagaattggctggaattgagatcggatgccatgtcgcgtcacacccctaatcccaaccctaatcccaactgtaagtgtaatccaaaccctaactttagccctaaccctaatgggaaaatgcaaataaatacatttttttaaattttcttatttttccataagagggtgatgaacgggggtttgatttactttttataaCTGatattttagctgatttttatgattggcagctgtcacacactaaaagacgctttttattgcaaaaacgtttttgcgtttccacattttgagagctatcatttttctatattttggtccacagagtcatgtgaggtcttgttttttgcgggacgagatgatgtttttactggtactattttcaggcacgtgacattttttgatcgctttttcttccggtttttgtgaggcagaatgacca contains:
- the LOC143767969 gene encoding uncharacterized protein LOC143767969 isoform X1, whose product is MDMDRDKMAERILHLALEILFCLTGEDYTVVKKTSSDLCQDPVSEGWGRHLSPIMGPPPHPMIHEDINDQKILELAYKMVELLTGEVPIRCQDVAVYFSMEEWEYLEGHKDLYKDVMMEVPQPLTSPDLSSKRTTPERCPHPLPQDCNQEDPYTPQDHQGEDLTHINTTETYVRGDERCKEEIPTYDYPADDCTRRSEGQQTSSIFKSDDLEILQDTTELNAITPDITSSIHSKDVSSDPIKQVPSSDSLVTTKENQNHKRGIRKQTAPKAKKSFSCSECGKCFNQKSDLVNHHRTHTGEKPFSCSECGKCFVKKSHLVSHQRTHTGEKPFSCSACGKCFNQKSGLVRHHSTHRGEKPFSCSECGKCFNRKGNLVTHQITHSAEKPFSCSECGKCFNQKSGLVSHHSNHRAEKPFSCSECGKCFNRKGNLVTHQITHTGEKPFSCSECGKCFSQKSDLVNHHRTHTGEKPFSCSECGKCFVKKSHLVSHQRTHTGEKPFSCSECGKYFNRKALLVRHQSSHTEEKPFSFS
- the LOC143767969 gene encoding uncharacterized protein LOC143767969 isoform X2; translation: MDMDRDKMAERILHLALEILFCLTGEDYTVVKKTSSDLCQDPVSEGWGRHLSPIMGPPPHPMIHEDINDQKILELAYKMVELLTGEVPIRCQDVAVYFSMEEWEYLEGHKDLYKDVMMEVPQPLTSPDLSSKRTTPERCPHPLPQDCNQEDPYTPQDHQGEDLTHINTTETYVRGDERCKEEIPTYDYPDDCTRRSEGQQTSSIFKSDDLEILQDTTELNAITPDITSSIHSKDVSSDPIKQVPSSDSLVTTKENQNHKRGIRKQTAPKAKKSFSCSECGKCFNQKSDLVNHHRTHTGEKPFSCSECGKCFVKKSHLVSHQRTHTGEKPFSCSACGKCFNQKSGLVRHHSTHRGEKPFSCSECGKCFNRKGNLVTHQITHSAEKPFSCSECGKCFNQKSGLVSHHSNHRAEKPFSCSECGKCFNRKGNLVTHQITHTGEKPFSCSECGKCFSQKSDLVNHHRTHTGEKPFSCSECGKCFVKKSHLVSHQRTHTGEKPFSCSECGKYFNRKALLVRHQSSHTEEKPFSFS